One Thermoplasmata archaeon genomic window, GCGCGAGTTCCAGGCGGTCCTCCCGCTCCGCGGCAAGATCCTGAACGTGGAGAAGGCCCGCCTCGACCAGATGCTCAAGAACGAAGGCATCCGGACGCTCATCCAGGCGATCGGTGCGGGGGTCGGCGACGACTTCGACGTGAACAAGGTCCGTTACCACCGCCTGATCACCGCGGCCGACGCCGACGTGGACGGGCAGCACATCACGACTCTCCTCCTCACGCTCTTCTTCCGCTACATGCGGCCCATGCTCGACGCGGGCTACGTGTACATCTCCCAGCCGCCCCTGTACAAAATCAAGAAGGGCAAAGACGTGTACTACGCGTACTCCGAGCGGGAGCGGGAGGAGCTCGGGAAGAAGCTCGGGGACAAGGGCATCGCGTACCAGCGGTTCAAAGGCCTCGGGGAGATGAACGCCGAGGAGCTCTGGGAGACCACGATGGACCCGGAGCGCCGCGTGCTCAAACAGGTCACGATCGAGGATGCCGCGTCCGCGGACGCGCTCTTCTCGATCCTCATGGGCGAGGCCGTCGAGCCGCGGCGCCAGTACATCCAGGACCACGCGAAGGAAGTCGTGAACCTGGACATCTAGGGTGACGGATGCCGGACGAGGAGGTCACGCAACCGCCGCAGCGGCGGATCGTCCCGCAGCCCATCGAGGACGAGATGCAGCGCTCGTACATCGACTACGCGGTCTCCGTGATCGTCTCCCGCGCGATCCCGGACGCACGAGACGGCTTGAAGCCCGTCCAGCGACGCATCCTCCACGGGATGAACGAGCTGGGCATGAGCTCGGGCGGGCAGTACAAGAAGGCCGCGCGCGTGGTCGGCGAGATCCTCGGGAAGTACCATCCGCACGGCGACATCGCGATCTACGACACAATCGCGCGGATGGTCCAGGACTTCTCCCTCCGCTACCCGCTCATCGACGGCCAGGGGAACTGGGGGAGCTCGGAGGACGAGCCCGCGGCGATGCGGTACACGGAGTGCCGCCTGGCGAAGACCGCGGAGGCCATGCTCGAGGACATCGAGAAGGACACGGTCGAGTGGATGGACAACTTCGACGGCACGCTCAAAGAACCGCTCGTCCTGCCCTCCAAGTTTCCGAACCTCCTGGTGAACGGCTCGAGCGGCATCGCGGTCGGCATGGCGACGAACATGCCGCCCCACAACTTGAACGAAGTCATCGACGCGCTCACGGTCCTCATCGACCATCCCGCGGCGGAGCTCCACGATCTGTTCGACCCCGAGAAGGGGCCCATCCGCGGACCCGACTTCCCGACGGGCGGCATCCTGTACGGGATGGACGGCGTGACCGCGGCCTACCGCGAAGGGCGCGGCCTCATCTCGATCCGCGCGAGGGCCGAGTTCGAGGAGGCGGGCCACGACAAGGTCCGGATCGTGATCACGGAAATCCCGTACATGGTCAACAAGGCGGCTCTCGTGGAGTCCATCGCCCTCCTCGTCAAGTCCAAGCGGATCGACGGGGTCACGGACCTCCGGGACGAGAGCGACCGCGAGGGCATGCGGATCGTCCTCGAGCTGAAGCGGGACGCCATCGAGGACGTGGTCCTGAACCAGCTGTACCACCACACGCAGATGGAGACCACGTTCGGCGTCATCAACCTCGCCCTGGTGGACGGCAAGCCGAGGTACCTCTCGCTGAAGGAGGAACTCCAGGTCTACATCGACCACCGCGTGCTCATGGTCCGCCGCCGAACCGAGTTTGACCTGCGCAAGGCGCGGGAGCGGCTCCACATCGTCGAGGGGCTGATCACCGCGGTGGACCACCTGGACGAGGTCATTCGCCTGATCCGCCACTCCCAGACCGTGGACGAGGCGCGCGCGGGCCTCATGAGCCGCTACCTGCTCAGCGAGGCCCAGGCGAACGCGATCCTCTCGATGACCCTGCGCCAGCTCACGGGGCTCGAGATCGAGAAGCTGCGGCAGGAGCAGCGGGACCTCACGGTGAAAATCGAGGACCTCGAGGGCATCCTGGCCTCCCGCGAACGGATCCTAGGAATCATCAAGGCGGAGCTCGCGGAGCTCAAGGAGAAGTTCGGGGACGAGCGCCGGACGTCCATCGAGCTCCACGCGGCAGACATGGAGATCGAGGACCTGATCCCCGAGGAGGACGTCGTCGTCACGATCACGAACACGGGCTACATCAAGCGGATCCCCGTGACCACGTACCGCACGCAGAAGCGGGGGGGCAAGGGCGTCACAGGCATGGAGACCAAGGAGGAGGACTTCGTCGTGAACCTGTTCACCGCCTCCACGCACGACTACATCCTGTTCTTCACAAGCCGCGGCCAATGCCACTGGCTCAAGACGTACAGGATCCCCGTGGGCTCGCGGTACGCGAAGGGCAAGCCCATCGTGAACCTCCTGGAGCGCCTCGAGCCCAACGAGCGGATCCTGGACATGATCGCCGTGCGCGAGTTCGACCCGCTCCGGACCATCGTCTTCGCCACGAAGCTCGGGCGGATCAAGCAGACCCGCCTGGATGCGTTCCAGCGGCCCAACGTCCGCGGCATCCGGGCCATCGAGCTCAACGAGAGCGACGAGCTCGTGGAGGCGCGGATCGCGGACGGGGACGAGCAGGTCATCCTGGCGAGCGCCGGCGGCTACGCGAACCGCTTCGCGCTGAGCGAGGTCCGCTCCATGGGTCGGACCGCCGCGGGGGTCCGCGGCATGAGGCTCCGGAAGGACGAGCGGGTGGTCTCCATGGCCCTCGTGAAGAACGAGGAGACCGAGCTGCTCACGGTCCTCGAGGCGGGGCTCGGGAAGCGGACCAAGGTCAAGGAGTACCGCAAGACCCGCCGCGGGAGCCAGGGCGTCCAGACGACGAACGTGAAGATGGCCAAGAGCCCCGTGGTCGGCGTGCTCGAGGTGGCCGCCGGGGACGAGATCCTCGTGACGACGGTGGGGGGCGTGGT contains:
- the gyrA gene encoding DNA gyrase subunit A, which encodes MPDEEVTQPPQRRIVPQPIEDEMQRSYIDYAVSVIVSRAIPDARDGLKPVQRRILHGMNELGMSSGGQYKKAARVVGEILGKYHPHGDIAIYDTIARMVQDFSLRYPLIDGQGNWGSSEDEPAAMRYTECRLAKTAEAMLEDIEKDTVEWMDNFDGTLKEPLVLPSKFPNLLVNGSSGIAVGMATNMPPHNLNEVIDALTVLIDHPAAELHDLFDPEKGPIRGPDFPTGGILYGMDGVTAAYREGRGLISIRARAEFEEAGHDKVRIVITEIPYMVNKAALVESIALLVKSKRIDGVTDLRDESDREGMRIVLELKRDAIEDVVLNQLYHHTQMETTFGVINLALVDGKPRYLSLKEELQVYIDHRVLMVRRRTEFDLRKARERLHIVEGLITAVDHLDEVIRLIRHSQTVDEARAGLMSRYLLSEAQANAILSMTLRQLTGLEIEKLRQEQRDLTVKIEDLEGILASRERILGIIKAELAELKEKFGDERRTSIELHAADMEIEDLIPEEDVVVTITNTGYIKRIPVTTYRTQKRGGKGVTGMETKEEDFVVNLFTASTHDYILFFTSRGQCHWLKTYRIPVGSRYAKGKPIVNLLERLEPNERILDMIAVREFDPLRTIVFATKLGRIKQTRLDAFQRPNVRGIRAIELNESDELVEARIADGDEQVILASAGGYANRFALSEVRSMGRTAAGVRGMRLRKDERVVSMALVKNEETELLTVLEAGLGKRTKVKEYRKTRRGSQGVQTTNVKMAKSPVVGVLEVAAGDEILVTTVGGVVIRCPVEDIRETGRAARGVRIQRLAEGDRVSAVVRLVTPQEEDAVGEATPPAPGPAE